Part of the Arachis hypogaea cultivar Tifrunner chromosome 6, arahy.Tifrunner.gnm2.J5K5, whole genome shotgun sequence genome, GGACATTTAATTTGTTCTAGGTTTAGAAATGCCAAAATTCTTGGTCTTATGATTGATGTGTATATATGCAATGTCCACCTTCTGCCATTGAAGATATTGAGCATCGTTTCTTATTATAGTGTGCAGAGAAGATGGTATTCAATGAATCACTTAGCTTCAATGGGAATCAGTTAGAAACATGCAGTTCCTTGTCCGAGAAGAAATTCCAAACACCATCGCAAGTGTCGCGGAGTGAAATGGATGAAGCTGCGCTTAAGTTGCAGAAAGTTTACAAGAGTTTCCGAACAAGGAGGCAACTAGCAGATTGTGCAGTCCTTGCTGAACAGAGATGGTTAGTTTTGAACTTTTTGAGTGATAACATTAAATGATAAAGATGTCTCTTGTGCTTGTGTATGATACTAAAATTGAATCCATAAAAAACTCAATACAGGTGGAAAGTTTTAGATTTTGCTGAGCTAAAACATAGTTCTATCTCATTTTTTGAGAAGCAGGAGACTGCTGTTTCGCGTTGGTCTAGAGCAAGAACCAGAGCTGCCAAGGTAGCTTACTTTCACTTTTTGGTATATCTATAAATCACTGTATCTATTATTGTGTTATTCTTGTGGTTTAAAGTTCAAGGATTGTTTTTGGCAGCTTGGAAAGGGTCTATCGAAGGATGAGAGGGCTCGAAAACTTGCTTTGCAGCACTGGCTTGAAGCTGTAAGTCTCATAGCTAATTAAAGTGATGTTGTTTAAACAAAGCTGGAAGTTAAGCTAACTAGTTGTTAAATTTAACAGATTGACCCGAGGCATCGCTATGGCCACAATCTTCAATTCTATTATGTTAAATGGCTCCAATGTGACAGTTATCAACCTTTCTTCTATTGGTAGGAAGAAAATATCaataatgaattatatttttCTCACATAGTTGATTCTCTTTTTTTCAACCGATGAGTATTTATCAATGTTGGTATTTATTTGTAGGCTTGATGTTGGGGAAGGCAAGGAAGTGAGTGATGAGAGATGTTCAAGATCAAAACTTCAGCAGCAATGCATCAAGTATTTGGGTCCAGTGAGTTCTATTATATCTGAATGCAATTATgtgtaaatatataaaattttctatTACATAAAAGTTTGCAATTCTAAATGTTGTTGCTTTTTGCAGGAGGAAAGAAAGATTTATGAAGTGGCTATTGAGGATGGAAGACTATTTTATAAGCAAAGTGGGGAATCTATTAATACAACAAGAGATTTAAAGTGGATTTTTGTGCTTAGCACATCAAAGACATTATATATTGGGCAGAAGAACAAGGGTACATTTCAACATTCAAGTTTCTTAGCAGGTGGTGCTACACTATCTGCTGGTAGATTAGTGGTGGATGATGGTGTTATTAAGGtatgaaaaggaaactaaactCTTGATTTCATAATATGACTTTTTTGGACATGATTTGGAAGCTGATAGTGTTGTTGTTTTTACAACTCCAAAGGAAGTTTGGGCTCACAGTGGACATTATCTCCCAACAGAGGAAAATTTCCAGGAATTCATGTCATTCCTTGAGGAGCATAATGTGAAACTCACAGATGTAAAGGTAAAAGAATCAAAACACAGCATCTGTAAAAGAAATGCAAAAAGGTTCAATTAACATGTTGCATACAACAAATAATTCTTCACCTCTCATGCTAATATTCTATTTTCATTGTATCCAGAAACACGGAATAgaccatgaagaagaagataaagccAAAATGAACAACGGAATTTGCTTGGGAGACAATCCTTTAGAGGCATACTTAACTTCAGCCCAAGAACTAGTTCTACCTGACATGGAAAATGAAGATTGTAATGCTGAGTTAGATTTTCATGCACCCTTGTCAAGATTGACATCAAAACTAGGATCAGAAATGGACAATGTGTCTGACAATTTTGAAGAGCAAGTATACACGCCGAATGGCGATGATCCTTCTCTAGAAGAAAGTGGCTATGCGACAGCAGAAGAGTCCTTTACTGATGAGGAGGAATTCATGGTTCCGAAATCCCACTTGTTtgaagaacaagaagaggaagagaatgaAAGACATATCCCAAAAGAAAACATAATGAAGAGAATAGATTCACACAAAGGAATGAAGTCATGTCAGTTGGGCAATCACTTATCCACTGAATGGAGAACAGGTTCTGGTTCAAGAATTGGTTGCTTGAGAGACTACCCTGCAAAGCTTAGTTTTAGGATTCCAGAGCATCAACATTTGTCTCCAAGGAGAGGAAGAACTACTCCATCTCATAGTGTCTTACAAGCATTTCATTTAAGCCTTGCACATCTAGATTTTGTCCATGCAATTTCTGCAGCTGATGTTGAGAGTCCTAATTCCAACACATTCAGGCCAATTGCTAGCCTATGAATTAATAAGGTTGCTTCTATTAGGAACCATCTTCTGGTTAGAGAAACTAGAATAGGAATTCTTTGGCAATTTGAGGCCTCTGTTCTTTTTGAATGAGGCTATTGTAATGTTTATTAGTTTATAACTTTATATAGTTTCTGTAGGTCATAGTCATGTGTGAATGAGAAGAGCTTGCATATTATAATTCTCATTTAGAAGAGATTAATATACTCCCAATATCATCATTGTTAGAAACAAGAAGCTAAATTGGAGAAAGGATTGTTTATTCTTAAGTTTTataaaatgatacaatataaaagggtatttgtAAGTGTTAAGataatcgaaataataaagatgtaatattcaataataaatatttagatatgctaaataatgctaattgattctaattatactctaacaattattaacttaaataTATGGTTTTTCAATACCGTCCCGAACTCCAAGTATATTTTTTGAGTAATTCtacatattcaaatttttttataaaccaagtccaactaattaaataataaatcttGGAATAATTCTAGtcataactaatttttgttatgttaaatCAACTTGATTGAACTTG contains:
- the LOC112695905 gene encoding IQ domain-containing protein IQM6-like; amino-acid sequence: MVFNESLSFNGNQLETCSSLSEKKFQTPSQVSRSEMDEAALKLQKVYKSFRTRRQLADCAVLAEQRWWKVLDFAELKHSSISFFEKQETAVSRWSRARTRAAKLGKGLSKDERARKLALQHWLEAIDPRHRYGHNLQFYYVKWLQCDSYQPFFYWLDVGEGKEVSDERCSRSKLQQQCIKYLGPEERKIYEVAIEDGRLFYKQSGESINTTRDLKWIFVLSTSKTLYIGQKNKGTFQHSSFLAGGATLSAGRLVVDDGVIKEVWAHSGHYLPTEENFQEFMSFLEEHNVKLTDVKKHGIDHEEEDKAKMNNGICLGDNPLEAYLTSAQELVLPDMENEDCNAELDFHAPLSRLTSKLGSEMDNVSDNFEEQVYTPNGDDPSLEESGYATAEESFTDEEEFMVPKSHLFEEQEEEENERHIPKENIMKRIDSHKGMKSCQLGNHLSTEWRTGSGSRIGCLRDYPAKLSFRIPEHQHLSPRRGRTTPSHSVLQAFHLSLAHLDFVHAISAADVESPNSNTFRPIASL